One Bacillota bacterium genomic window, CAAATCCCGGGCAACAGCCCAGGGGGCCCACGAGGCCATTCGGCCCACCAGTGTGGAGTTGTTGCCGGACCAGGTGAAAGAATACTTGAGCCGGGATCAGTATCGGCTGTACAAACTGATTTGGGAGCGGTTTGTGGCCAGTCAGATGGCTCCCGCACTCTTCGATGTGCTGTCGGTGGATATTGAGGCGAAGGACTACATGTTCCGAGCCACCGGATCCACCCTGCGCTTTGCGGGCTTTACCAAGGCTTTGAGCAACTACACCTTTACCGAGGAGATCCTGCCTCCCTTGGAAGAGGGAGAAAAGCTAAAATGCACGAAGCTGGAGCCAGAGCAACATTTCACCAGTCCGCCGCCCCGGTATACGGAGGCGATGCTGGTAAAAACCCTGGAAGAGTTAGGAATTGGTCGGCCTAGCACCTATGCCACCATCATCCAGACCATCCAGAAGCGGGGATACGTCGTCTTGGAGGAAAAACGGTTTGTGCCCACGGAATTGGGGCAGATCGTGGTTTCGATCCTCACGGAACACTTTCCCGATATCGTCGATGTGGAGTTTACGGCCCAGATGGAAGAGAAACTAGACGCCATCGAACTGGATAAGGCCAATTGGATCCAGGTGATCGATGAGTTTTACCAGCCCTTTGAGGAGTCGCTCCAACGGGCCATGGGGGCCATTGAGGAAGTGGAGCTAGCCGACGAGGTGACCGACGAGATCTGCGAAAACTGCGGCCGGAACATGGTGATTAAGCACGGTCGCTTTGGTCCCTTCTTGGCTTGTCCGGGTTTCCCTGAGTGTCGTAATACGAAGCCCTTGCTTGAGGAGATCGGCGTCAATTGTCCCAATTGCGGTGGAAAGATCGTAAAGCGGCGGAGCAAGCGGGGACGGCAGTTTTTTGGCTGTGCTAATTATCCGGATTGTGACTTTACCAGTTGGGCTGAGCCCACCGGGGAGAAATGTCCGGCGTGCGGTGACATCCTCGTCAAACGGCAGCAGAAGGGCGAGACCTACGTGATCTGCAACAACAAGGAGTGTAAGTACCGGCCCTAGGGTGGGAACGTTAAGTGGATAGCTACATCGATCAGTTCATCCAATACTTGCAGGTGGAGCGCAACTATAGTCCCCATACCATCGCCGCCTACGCCCGGGATGTGGGAGACTTTCATGACTTTGTTTTGAAGTGGTTTGACGGCAAAAAGGTGGATCCGCAACAGCTCGATCCCCAACTGCTTCGTTGGTATCTGGCCTCCCTGTGGCGACAGGATTTGAGCAAGACCACTATTGGTAGGAAACTGGCCGCCCTCCGTGCCTTTTTTACCTTTCTGTTCATCAGGGGGATCGTCCGGGAAAACCCCACCCGCCAAATCGCCCGGCCGAAGACCGAGCGGCCCCTGCCCTCGGTCCTAAAGGACAGTGAACTGGCTGTGTTAATCGACTCCTGCGACGACACCCCCCTGGGTCAGCGGGATCGCGCTATCCTAGAGCTATTCTACGGCTCCGGGATCCGCTTGAGGGAACTAGCGGGTCTGCGGTTGACCGATGTAGACCTGGGGCAAAAGCAATTACGGGTGTTCGGCAAAGGGCGCAAGGAGCGGTTGGCCCTCTTTGGGCGTCAAGCCGCGGAGGCGTTAGAGCGATATATCAACCATGGCCGCAAGGAGCTCTTGGTTAAGGGACATCAAGAGACCACGGCGCTTTTCTTGAATTACCGGGGAGGAGAATTATCGCCGCGGGGGATCCAAAAGATCGTGAAGAATCGGGCCCAGGCTGCCTTAGCCCGGAGCGACGTTTCACCCCATACCCTAAGGCACTCCTGTGCCACCCAGCTTTTGATGGGTGGTTGTGATCTGCGGAGTGTCCAGGAACTATTGGGGCATGAAAAGCTGTCCACCACCCAGAACTACACCCGGGTGGATCGGAATCATCTGAAATTGGTGCATAACCTGGCTCACCCGCGCCGATAGGGAGGGATCCCAGTGCTGAATATTCATGGTACCACCATTGTGGCGGTGAAAAGGGACGGTGCCGCGGCCATCGCCGGTGATGGTCAGGTCACCTTCGGTGAAAAGATGATCATGAAGCATAAGGCGAAGAAAGTGCGGCGCCTTTACCAAGGGAAGGTTCTGGCAGGTTTTGCGGGCACCGCCGCCGATGCCTTTACCCTCTTTGACAAGTTCGAAGCGAAGTTGGAACAATACCACGGCAACTTGACCAGGGCCGCGGTGGAACTGGCGAAGGAGTGGCGTACTGATCGCATGTTGCGCCAGCTGGAGGCCCTTCTGGTGGTGATGGACCGGGAGCGTTTATTTGTTATCTCGGGGACCGGGGAAATCATTGAGCCCGATGATGACTTTGTGGCCATTGGTTCTGGGGGCCCCTTTGCCCAGGCGGCGTGCCAGGCGTTGTATCGATATACGGATTTGTCTGCCGCGGAGATAGCGAAGGAGGCCATCCGGATCGCTGCCAGCATCTGCGTCTACACCAATGAGTATATCACTGTGGAAGAGCTGTCAGGAGGCGCGTAAAGATGGAACTTACCCCGAAGGAAATCGTGGCCGAACTGGATAAGTACATTGTGGGCCAGGAAAGTGCCAAAAAGGCAGTGGCCATCGCGTTGCGGAATCGATACCGGCGTCTAAAGCTTCCCGAAGAGTTGGCCGATGAAGTGGTGCCGAAGAACATCCTGATGATTGGACCCACTGGGGTGGGGAAGACGGAGATCGCCCGGCGCCTGTCCAAATTGGCCAATGCACCCTTTATCAAAGTGGAAGCTACCAAGTTTACCGAGGTTGGCTATGTGGGGCGGGATGTGGAGTCGATGATCCGGGATCTGGTCCGGGTTAGCATCCAAATGGTGGAGACGGAGAAGATGGCCCAGGTGGAGGAGAAGGCCCAGGTTGCCGCGGAGGAGCGGCTGTTAGACCTGTTGGTACCCAGCTCCCGGCCCAAACGCCCCCGTACTCCCTTTGATGCTTTGCTGCAGTTGTCGGGACGAGAGGGTAGTCCCCAGGAGACGGTGGAAGCAGAGGCCCAGGAGGATCCTGGAAGACTGCGGGAGCAAATGCGTGCCAGGCTGCAGAATGGGGAATTGGAGGAGCACCTGGTGGAGCTGGAGACAGAGGATCGTTCCCTGCCGGTCTTTGAGATTTTCACCGAGTCAGGGGTGGAGGAACTGGGTGTCAACTTCCAGGATGTCCTCGGAGATATGCTTCCCAAACGTAAAGTTAAAAGACGACTCCCGGTGAAAAAGGCCCGGCAATTGCTTCTTCAGGAGGAAGCCCGGAAATTGCTGGACCAGGATGAAGTGGTGGCCGAAGCCATCAACCGGGTGGAAACAGCAGGCATCGTCTTCCTTGATGAGATAGACAAGATCGCCCATACGGGCCCCACCCACGGTCCCGATGTCTCTCGGGAAGGGGTGCAAAGGGATATCCTGCCCGTGGTAGAAGGCTCTACAGTGATGACCAAGTGGGGTCCGGTGCGGACGGATCATATCCTGTTCATTGCCGCCGGTGCCTTTCACGTGGCCAAACCATCGGACCTGATTCCCGAACTGCAGGGACGGTTCCCCATCCGGGTGGAACTGTCTAGCCTGAGCGAAGAGGATTTTGTCCGGATTCTGACCGAACCCAAGAATGCTTTGATCAGGCAGTATCAGGCCCTATTGGCCACCGAAGGGGTGACGGTGGAGTTTACTGAGGAGGCCATCCGCCATATCGCGTATATCGCCCGGCTTGTCAACGAGCGCACCGAGGACATTGGCGCCCGGCGTCTGCATACCATCATGGAAAAACTACTGGAGGATTTATCCTTTGCTGCTCCTGAATTGAACGGTCAGAGGGTGACTATTACGAAGGAATATGTTCAGGAGAAACTGGGGGATATTGTTGAGGATCACGACTTGAGCCGGTATGTTTTGTGAAAATTAAGCCCAAGGCAGTAACCTTGGGCTTGATTTTGCGTGCCCAGCGCGTGTATTAGGGCGAGAGTCTCGAAGGGCGAAGGTAGCGGTAGCTGTAGCTGAACACAAGGGTGTCCACGGTGGGGTGGAATCTGAAGGAAGTGGGCGGCAAACCTCCGGCCCGACGAACAGGAACCAAAGTCCTTGCTAGCGAAGGCTGCCGAGAGTAAAGCAAATGCTCTTCATTCTGCTTAGCGCTGCTCAGCCGGAAGACCCAGTGCTCTTGCTTTCGTCGAGCTTAAACCCATCAATCGGAGGCTCCATAAACCAGGGGATCTGGGGATCCCTTTGGATGTGGCACTCTTCTTCCATCCGATGTAGCGCCTTTTTATACGTGTCCAGATACAGGTCGGAGCCGCCTTGGGATCACGAGGATAGGACTTCGGAAAGCTTGAGGATAGATACTCAGTCGTTGCCTCTGTGGAGAACCATCGGAATTGAGAAGTCGGTTGGTAGCGCCGTCAATCTGCCGGTGTTCCTCAAGGAACTTGAACATGCGAAACAGGCTGCCGGAAACCGGTTCCGTATCCCTATTGGTTACTAAGATGTAAGTGGGTGCAAAGGTTAGAGTCTCGTCAACGGCGAGGTTAAATCCCACCGCGGGGCCTTGGTTTTTGGGATTCGCCACCGTGAAGGTACGAGGATGAAACCTGGTGATCCGTTTTAAGGTGTCATCCCCCGAAGCGTTGTCCACGACTACAGGCCTGATGTTCAGACTAAAATCTCTCACTTCCCGTTCCACCGCTTCTAAAAGCCTGCGCACTAACTCCGGCGTTCTGTAGGTGACAACGGCTGTAGCTATATCCACCAAGGCTTAATCCCCACTCTCACGGCAAATTCGCCTTCTGCGTTCAAAAAGGAGTTTTTCAACCATCGGAAAAGTCCTTCAACAATCACGCTAAG contains:
- the hslU gene encoding ATP-dependent protease ATPase subunit HslU, coding for MELTPKEIVAELDKYIVGQESAKKAVAIALRNRYRRLKLPEELADEVVPKNILMIGPTGVGKTEIARRLSKLANAPFIKVEATKFTEVGYVGRDVESMIRDLVRVSIQMVETEKMAQVEEKAQVAAEERLLDLLVPSSRPKRPRTPFDALLQLSGREGSPQETVEAEAQEDPGRLREQMRARLQNGELEEHLVELETEDRSLPVFEIFTESGVEELGVNFQDVLGDMLPKRKVKRRLPVKKARQLLLQEEARKLLDQDEVVAEAINRVETAGIVFLDEIDKIAHTGPTHGPDVSREGVQRDILPVVEGSTVMTKWGPVRTDHILFIAAGAFHVAKPSDLIPELQGRFPIRVELSSLSEEDFVRILTEPKNALIRQYQALLATEGVTVEFTEEAIRHIAYIARLVNERTEDIGARRLHTIMEKLLEDLSFAAPELNGQRVTITKEYVQEKLGDIVEDHDLSRYVL
- the topA gene encoding type I DNA topoisomerase, which translates into the protein MSKSLVIVESPAKARTISKFLGRNYVVKASQGNVRDLPRSQLGVDIENGYTPKYITIRGRGPILQELRKTQKQVDRVLLATDPDREGEAISWHLAQVLNLDPNEPIRIEFHEITKQAVQEALKHPRQVDQKRVDAQQARRVLDRLVGYKLSPLLWAKVRKGLSAGRVQSVAVRLICDREAEIEQFVPEEYWNITAHFLRKDGQKFQAQLRRKAGKKFEMKDEAAAKQVLVDLEKAEYIVTAVKSRQRQRKPAAPYTTSTLQQDASTRLGFGAQKTMLIAQQLYEGLELGSAGSVGLVTYIRTDSTRVAEQAQREAANLIKNLYGPEYVPKTPPVYKSRATAQGAHEAIRPTSVELLPDQVKEYLSRDQYRLYKLIWERFVASQMAPALFDVLSVDIEAKDYMFRATGSTLRFAGFTKALSNYTFTEEILPPLEEGEKLKCTKLEPEQHFTSPPPRYTEAMLVKTLEELGIGRPSTYATIIQTIQKRGYVVLEEKRFVPTELGQIVVSILTEHFPDIVDVEFTAQMEEKLDAIELDKANWIQVIDEFYQPFEESLQRAMGAIEEVELADEVTDEICENCGRNMVIKHGRFGPFLACPGFPECRNTKPLLEEIGVNCPNCGGKIVKRRSKRGRQFFGCANYPDCDFTSWAEPTGEKCPACGDILVKRQQKGETYVICNNKECKYRP
- the hslV gene encoding ATP-dependent protease subunit HslV, giving the protein MLNIHGTTIVAVKRDGAAAIAGDGQVTFGEKMIMKHKAKKVRRLYQGKVLAGFAGTAADAFTLFDKFEAKLEQYHGNLTRAAVELAKEWRTDRMLRQLEALLVVMDRERLFVISGTGEIIEPDDDFVAIGSGGPFAQAACQALYRYTDLSAAEIAKEAIRIAASICVYTNEYITVEELSGGA
- a CDS encoding glycosyltransferase, producing the protein MDIATAVVTYRTPELVRRLLEAVEREVRDFSLNIRPVVVDNASGDDTLKRITRFHPRTFTVANPKNQGPAVGFNLAVDETLTFAPTYILVTNRDTEPVSGSLFRMFKFLEEHRQIDGATNRLLNSDGSPQRQRLSIYPQAFRSPILVIPRRLRPVSGHV
- a CDS encoding tyrosine recombinase, coding for MDSYIDQFIQYLQVERNYSPHTIAAYARDVGDFHDFVLKWFDGKKVDPQQLDPQLLRWYLASLWRQDLSKTTIGRKLAALRAFFTFLFIRGIVRENPTRQIARPKTERPLPSVLKDSELAVLIDSCDDTPLGQRDRAILELFYGSGIRLRELAGLRLTDVDLGQKQLRVFGKGRKERLALFGRQAAEALERYINHGRKELLVKGHQETTALFLNYRGGELSPRGIQKIVKNRAQAALARSDVSPHTLRHSCATQLLMGGCDLRSVQELLGHEKLSTTQNYTRVDRNHLKLVHNLAHPRR